TTGTGACGCACCAGCCGGTCATCCAGAACGGTGAATTCGTCGTGCCGGACCGTCCGGGCTGGGGCACCGACGTGGACGAGGTCGCGGTGCGCCGCCGCCCCCCCAACCGCTAATGCAGGAGGGTTCGATGCAGGATGTTGCAAGGCCACCGCTGCTGGAGGTGCGCAATCTCAGCGCCTTCTTCCGCACCGGGCGCGGCGAGGTGCAGGTGACGCGCGACGTCTCCTTCGCCATGGCGCCGGGGGAGATGGTCGGGCTGGTGGGCGAGAGCGGCTGCGGCAAGACCGTGACGGGGCTGGCGCTGATGGGCCTGCTGCCGCCTGCCAGCAGCCGGCTGGATGGTCAGATCCTGTTGCGGGGCCAGGATCTGGTCACCATGGCGCCGGCCGCCAAGCGCCGCCTGCGTGGCCGCCGCATCAGCATGATCTTCCAGGAGCCGATGAGCGCGCTGGACCCGGTCTTCACCATCGGCCACCAGATCAGCGAGACGCTGCGCGCCCACCAGGACGTCAGCCGGGCGGAAGCGCGCAACCGCGCCATCGAGGCGCTGGCGCGCGTCGGCATCCCCGAGCCGGCCCTGCGGCACGACGCCTATCCGCACCAGCTCTCGGGCGGCATGCGGCAGCGCGCGATGATCGCCATCGCGCTGGTCTGCGAGCCGGAGCTGCTGATCGCTGACGAGCCGACCACGGCGCTCGACGTCACGGTGCAGGCGCAGATCGTCGACGTATTGGGCGAGCTCTGCGCCAAGCTCGGCATGGCCATGCTCTTCATCACCCACGACCTGGGGCTGGTGTCGCAGACCTGCTCGCGGCTGGTGACGATGTATGCCGGCGAAGTGGTGGAGGAAGGCCGGGTTGATGACATCTTGCTGCGCCCGCGCCATCCTTACAGTTCCGGCCTGCTGCGCTCCCTGCCGGCGCTGACGCATCGCAAGGCGCGCCTGCCGGCCATCCCCGGCCGCGTGCCGGTGCGCGGGCAGATGACGGACGGCTGCCGGTTCCGCCCGCGCTGCGCCCATGCCCGGCCCGAATGCGCCGCACCGCAGCCGCTGCGCCCGGTGCGGCCCCCCGGCCAGGCCCGCTGCTGCCGGGTGGAGGAGCTGTCCCTGCCCGGCGTGCTGGCGGAGCACGCGGCATGACGGCGCATGAGCCGCTGATCGCCACACGTGACCTGGGCATCCACTTTCGCTTGTCCCGCGACACGGTGCTGAAGGCGGTGGATGGCGTCAGCCTGGAGGTGCAGCCGGGCGAAACCTTTGGCATCATCGGTGAATCCGGCTCTGGCAAAACGACGCTGGGGCGGGCGCTGGTCTGCCTGGAAGAGCCCTCCGCGGGGCAGGTGCTGCATCGGGGCAGCGACCCCTATGCCCTGTCCGGCGGCGCGCTGCGGCGGCACCGGCGCGACTACCAGGTGGTGTTCCAGGACCCGAACGCGGCATTGGACCCGCGCATGACCATCCTGCGTTCGGTGCGGGAACCGCTGGACGTGGCCGGCACGCTGCCGCGCGCGGAGCGGGACGAGGCCGCCATGCGGGCGATGGAGCGGGTCGGGCTCAGCCCAGAATTCGCGTCGCGCTACCCGCACGAGCTGTCGGGCGGTCAGAAGCAGCGTGTGTGCATCGCCCGCGTGCTGACGCTGCGGCCCTCCGTGATCATCTGCGACGAGGCCGTGGCGGCCCTGGACGTTTCCATCCAGGCCGACATCCTCAACCTGCTGGCTGACCTACAACGCGAATTCGGGCTGACCTATGTCTTCATCACGCACAACCTCGGCGTCGTCGCGCATATCAGCGACCGCGTGGCGGTGATGTATCTCGGCCGGCTGGTGGAGATGGGGGAAACCGAGGCGCTGCTGGCGCGCCCGCTGCACCCCTATACCGACGCGCTGCTTTCCGCCGAGCCCGTGGCGCTGCCCTCGCACATGCGCGGCACGCAGCGGGTGGTGCTGAGCGGCGAGCTGCCCAGCCCGGTTTCGCCACCTTCCGGTTGCCGTTTCCGCACGCGCTGCCGCTTCGCCCAGGATCTGTGCGCGGCCCAGGTGCCGGACTGGCGGGAGGTGGAACCCGGGCACTGGGCCGCCTGCCACTTCGCCGGCACCCTGCCCACGGTCTCGGTCCCGCACGGCATGGCGGGGGCGCCGTCATGACCCGCCGCCAGGCCCTCGTGATCGGCTCCCGCCTGGTTCAGGTGGTGCCGGTGGTCATCCTTGCCACGGTCGTCATCTTCGGCCTGCTGCAGCTGGTGCCCGGCGACCCGGCTGCGGTGATCGCCGGTGAATACGCCACGGCGGAGCGGATCGCCGGCATCCGCCACATGCTGGGCCTCGACCGCCCCTTATGGGAGCAATACGCCGTCTGGCTCGGCCACGCGGTGCAGGGCGATCTGTCCACCTCGCTGATCACCGGCCAGCCGGTGCTGGACGAGGTGCTGCGCCGCCTGCCCAACACGCTGCTGATCACGGTGCTGGCGCTGGTGCTGGCGGTGCTGGTGGGCGTGCCGCTGGGCATCCTGGCCGCGACGCGGGTGGACGGCCCGGTGGACCGCGTGGTCACCACCATCGCCTCGCTCGGCGTCGCGGTGCCGAATTTCTGGCTGGGCATGATCCTGGTGGGGTTCTTCGCGTTGGGGCTTGGCTGGTTCCCGACCACCGGCGCGGCCTCGCTGACGCAGGACCCGCTGCGTGCCCTGTCGCATGCCGCGCTGCCGGCACTGGCGCTGGCCACCGGCGGCATCGCCGAGATCACCCGCCAGTTGCGCAGCGCGCTGATCGAGGTGCTGTCCTCGCAATACGTGCGCACGCTGCACGCCAAGGGGCTCTCCCAGGCGCGCATCCTTTGGCAGCACGGGCTGAAGAACGTTTCCCTCACCCTGCTGACGGTGATCGGGCTGGTGTTCAACCGGGCGCTGGGCGCGACAGTGGCGATCGAGGCGGTCTTCGCCATTCCCGGCACCGGCTCGCTGGTCGTCGCCTCCGCCACCAACAAGGACTTTCCCGTGGTTCAGGGCGTGGTCTTCGTGCTCGTGCTGATCGTGATCGGACTGAACCTGATGATCGACCTGCTGTATGCGCTGCTTGACCCGCGGGTGAACCGGCGGTGAGCGCGCCGCACCGCCCCTCGGCCGCGCGGCGCTTCCTGTCCTGGCTGCGGTCGGATCTGCGCGCGGCGGTCAGCCTCGCCTATCTGTTGCTGCTGTTCTCGCTGTCGCTCCTCGCCAACGTGGTGGCGCCGCATTCGCCCATCGCGCAAAGCATGGACATGCTGGCGCCGCCCGACGCCGCCCACTGGCTCGGCACCGACGACCTTGGCCGCGACGTGCTCAGCCGGCTGATCCATGGCGCACCGATGACGCTCTATGCCAGCTTCCTGGCGGTCGGCGTCGGCTCGCTGATCGGCCTGCCGGTCGGCATCATGGCCGGCTACCTGGGCGGCTGGGTGGACGGGCTGACCGGACGCGTCATCGATGCGCTCCTGTCCTTCCCCTCCATCGTGCTGGCCATCGCCGTCACCGGCGCGCTGGGCATCGGGCTGACCAACAGCATGATCGCGGTGGGCATCGTCTTCTCGCCCGGCCTCGCGCGGCTGATCCGGGTGCAGACCATCGTGGTGAAGAAC
This genomic interval from Roseomonas haemaphysalidis contains the following:
- a CDS encoding ABC transporter ATP-binding protein, producing MQDVARPPLLEVRNLSAFFRTGRGEVQVTRDVSFAMAPGEMVGLVGESGCGKTVTGLALMGLLPPASSRLDGQILLRGQDLVTMAPAAKRRLRGRRISMIFQEPMSALDPVFTIGHQISETLRAHQDVSRAEARNRAIEALARVGIPEPALRHDAYPHQLSGGMRQRAMIAIALVCEPELLIADEPTTALDVTVQAQIVDVLGELCAKLGMAMLFITHDLGLVSQTCSRLVTMYAGEVVEEGRVDDILLRPRHPYSSGLLRSLPALTHRKARLPAIPGRVPVRGQMTDGCRFRPRCAHARPECAAPQPLRPVRPPGQARCCRVEELSLPGVLAEHAA
- a CDS encoding ABC transporter ATP-binding protein, whose translation is MTAHEPLIATRDLGIHFRLSRDTVLKAVDGVSLEVQPGETFGIIGESGSGKTTLGRALVCLEEPSAGQVLHRGSDPYALSGGALRRHRRDYQVVFQDPNAALDPRMTILRSVREPLDVAGTLPRAERDEAAMRAMERVGLSPEFASRYPHELSGGQKQRVCIARVLTLRPSVIICDEAVAALDVSIQADILNLLADLQREFGLTYVFITHNLGVVAHISDRVAVMYLGRLVEMGETEALLARPLHPYTDALLSAEPVALPSHMRGTQRVVLSGELPSPVSPPSGCRFRTRCRFAQDLCAAQVPDWREVEPGHWAACHFAGTLPTVSVPHGMAGAPS
- a CDS encoding ABC transporter permease, translating into MTRRQALVIGSRLVQVVPVVILATVVIFGLLQLVPGDPAAVIAGEYATAERIAGIRHMLGLDRPLWEQYAVWLGHAVQGDLSTSLITGQPVLDEVLRRLPNTLLITVLALVLAVLVGVPLGILAATRVDGPVDRVVTTIASLGVAVPNFWLGMILVGFFALGLGWFPTTGAASLTQDPLRALSHAALPALALATGGIAEITRQLRSALIEVLSSQYVRTLHAKGLSQARILWQHGLKNVSLTLLTVIGLVFNRALGATVAIEAVFAIPGTGSLVVASATNKDFPVVQGVVFVLVLIVIGLNLMIDLLYALLDPRVNRR
- a CDS encoding ABC transporter permease, which produces MSAPHRPSAARRFLSWLRSDLRAAVSLAYLLLLFSLSLLANVVAPHSPIAQSMDMLAPPDAAHWLGTDDLGRDVLSRLIHGAPMTLYASFLAVGVGSLIGLPVGIMAGYLGGWVDGLTGRVIDALLSFPSIVLAIAVTGALGIGLTNSMIAVGIVFSPGLARLIRVQTIVVKNDLYVDAARTFGMSPLRIVWRHILPNAIQPFIVQVTLLLAAALLAEASLSFLGLGVQPPQPSWGQMLARSYGYMEISPEQMYAPGLAILFTALAFNALGESLRAVLDPTRRRSD